Proteins encoded by one window of Myripristis murdjan chromosome 1, fMyrMur1.1, whole genome shotgun sequence:
- the zglp1 gene encoding GATA-type zinc finger protein 1 isoform X1 — translation MSTAPQGNQGTMEQDATQSTILYLRQEASKLASPAHNSLLDPRSPPTWPKNLLRQDPFMINREAKDLHSFNGSHCSSQHCLSHMTPYSQSKTSMEDSHNQITASVESSPQYSSPWRVLSLINLQCERLLHDRDLKDTDLNLKSTNSTASSSASAADVTDQGCRGDSVIPEYPLECPSFISEREENTGCNSQTKGAMGELRGDCSEGSSGFPVQCRVNSCKVGSIVHPQSPEKIDTVRLELVDKNTTAYSSEPAHRDKTQVKFNVFMGLEWKEDSEDMEQDITCSSNEDASVALYPSVSTKEYPMPKPAVILDFNSNLTWTVETPFDTQLPSHSSLLPSSQSAIFSFRSEDGSHMVLEQDDKITASEPDCRHVPKEEKYPLFPQMKSPKGETNPPPPKTSKPECIQIHPSAHPFPQQRSSQSTWRTKTPRKQPHPSRSADIQDPDFQGVTFRMETVLDDSREQCRLLITSKYSKELLKSVRKPRVRSRSFQSSKTSSSDDEIDLTTSISKSKMCASCCTKKTPMWRDAEDGTPLCNACGIRYKKYRVRCINCWHIPRKEGNSNLCCLKCGNFVRLASAQRKHTA, via the exons ATGAGCACAGCACCACAGGGAAACCAGGGGACCATGGAGCAAGATGCCACCCAATCCACAATCCTCTACCTTCGCCAGGAGGCCTCCAAACTAGCATCCCCTGCCCACAATAGTTTGCTGGACCCCCGTTCACCCCCCACATGGCCTAAGAACTTACTTAGGCAGGATCCTTTCATGATTAACAGGGAGGCAAAGGATCTACATTCATTTAATGGCTCTCATTGTTCCTCTCAGCATTGTTTGTCTCATATGACGCCTTACAGCCAATCAAAGACTAGCATGGAAGATAGCCATAACCAGATCACAGCCTCAGTTGAGTCTAGTCCTCAGTACAGTAGCCCTTGGAGAGTTCTGAGCCTGATCAACTTGCAGTGTGAAAGGCTTCTCCATGACAGAGACCTAAAAGACAcagatttaaatttaaaatccaCCAATTCAACAGCCAGTTCATCTGCTTCAGCAGCAGATGTAACTGATCAGGGATGCAGAGGTGACAGTGTGATTCCTGAATACCCTTTAGAATGCCCTTCATTCAtcagtgagagagaagaaaacacaggCTGTAACAGCCAAACCAAAGGCGCTATGGGTGAGTTGAGAGGAGACTGCAGTGAAGGATCCAGCGGCTTCCCAGTGCAGTGTCGTGTGAACAGCTGCAAAGTTGGCAGTATTGTTCACCCACAGAGTCCTGAAAAAATAGACACAGTTAGGCTTGAGCTTGTGGACAAAAATACAACAGCATATTCATCAGAGcctgcacacagagacaaaacacaggTCAAGTTTAATGTTTTCATGGGTTTGGAGTGGAAAGAGGATTCTGAGGATATGGAGCAGGATATTACCTGCAGTTCAAATGAAGATGCAAGTGTAGCACTTTACCCGTCTGTAAGTACAAAGGAATACCCGATGCCAAAGCCAGCAGTGATACTCGACTTTAACTCAAACCTAACTTGGACTGTAGAGACGCCATTTGACACACAGCTGCCATCACACAGCTCCCTTTTGCCTTCATCACAATCTGCAATATTCTCATTTAGAAGTGAAGATGGATCTCACATGGTCTTGGAACAAGATGACAAAATTACAGCATCTGAACCAGATTGTAGACACGTTCCCAAAGAAGAAAAGTACCCACTATTCCCACAGATGAAATCTCCTAAGGGAGAAACAAACCCACCACCCCCTAAAACATCTAAACCAGAATGCATACAAATTCATCCAAGTGCTCATCCATTTCCCCAGCAACGTTCCTCCCAGTCCACATGGAGAACCAAGACCCCCAGAAAACAGCCTCATCCCAGCCGGAGCGCTGATATCCAAGACCCGGACTTTCAAGGTGTTACATTTCGCATGGAAACAGTGCTGGACGACAGCAGGGAGCAGTGTCGGCTCCTCATAACTTCAAAGTACAG CAAAGAGCTCTTAAAGAGTGTAAGAAAACCCAGGGTGAGGTCCCGGTCCttccagagctccaaaactagcAGCTCAGATGACGAGATTGACCTGACCACCAGCATTTCCA AGAGCAAAATGTGTGCATCATGTTGCACAAAGAAGACTCCCATGTGGAGAGATGCTGAGGATGGAACCCCACTCTGTAACGCTTGTGGAATAAG GTATAAGAAGTACAGAGTGCGTTGTATCAACTGCTGGCATATCCCAAGGAAAGAGGGCAACTCAAACTTGTGCTGCCTCAAGTGTGGAAACTTTGTGAGGCTGGCCTCGGCTCAGCGCAAACACACAGCCTAG
- the zglp1 gene encoding GATA-type zinc finger protein 1 isoform X2: protein MKVAHFAIGLMIDFKTRSKQRSSQSTWRTKTPRKQPHPSRSADIQDPDFQGVTFRMETVLDDSREQCRLLITSKYSKELLKSVRKPRVRSRSFQSSKTSSSDDEIDLTTSISKSKMCASCCTKKTPMWRDAEDGTPLCNACGIRYKKYRVRCINCWHIPRKEGNSNLCCLKCGNFVRLASAQRKHTA from the exons ATGAAAGTGGCACACTTTGCGATCGGTTTGATGATCGATTTCAAGACTAGATCTAAG CAACGTTCCTCCCAGTCCACATGGAGAACCAAGACCCCCAGAAAACAGCCTCATCCCAGCCGGAGCGCTGATATCCAAGACCCGGACTTTCAAGGTGTTACATTTCGCATGGAAACAGTGCTGGACGACAGCAGGGAGCAGTGTCGGCTCCTCATAACTTCAAAGTACAG CAAAGAGCTCTTAAAGAGTGTAAGAAAACCCAGGGTGAGGTCCCGGTCCttccagagctccaaaactagcAGCTCAGATGACGAGATTGACCTGACCACCAGCATTTCCA AGAGCAAAATGTGTGCATCATGTTGCACAAAGAAGACTCCCATGTGGAGAGATGCTGAGGATGGAACCCCACTCTGTAACGCTTGTGGAATAAG GTATAAGAAGTACAGAGTGCGTTGTATCAACTGCTGGCATATCCCAAGGAAAGAGGGCAACTCAAACTTGTGCTGCCTCAAGTGTGGAAACTTTGTGAGGCTGGCCTCGGCTCAGCGCAAACACACAGCCTAG